In Nitrososphaera sp., the following are encoded in one genomic region:
- a CDS encoding TetR/AcrR family transcriptional regulator — translation MSPRVAPVYKIEVKARIVQAAIECFSEFGFSGTRMEEIAKRVGLGKGTIYLYFESKEDLFGAICEFYLDELKSHFSELLASNLDLVADADKIYDNSKKLGVNQHLMFLEIMLESVHNERLRKALHEHRLKVTQEVKEFLEKQGHLFQRKKNLNPGDLAIGFVALYDGISLNRIQGINDKANRSAWLAMVRAVMSGDD, via the coding sequence ATGAGCCCTCGAGTTGCTCCTGTTTACAAAATCGAGGTCAAGGCGCGGATAGTTCAGGCTGCCATCGAGTGCTTTTCCGAGTTTGGGTTTTCGGGAACTCGGATGGAGGAGATAGCGAAGCGTGTTGGTCTCGGAAAGGGGACTATCTATCTGTACTTTGAGAGCAAAGAGGACCTCTTTGGAGCGATATGCGAATTCTACCTAGATGAACTAAAGAGCCATTTTTCTGAACTCCTGGCCAGCAATCTCGATCTCGTTGCAGATGCGGACAAGATTTATGACAATTCGAAAAAGCTCGGCGTCAACCAGCATCTTATGTTTCTTGAGATTATGCTCGAGTCTGTTCATAACGAACGTCTCAGGAAAGCCCTGCACGAGCACCGCCTGAAGGTTACCCAGGAAGTAAAGGAATTCTTGGAAAAACAGGGCCATCTGTTCCAGAGGAAAAAGAACCTAAACCCGGGTGACTTGGCGATTGGTTTTGTCGCCCTATATGACGGCATAAGCCTGAACCGCATCCAAGGAATTAACGATAAGGCGAACCGGAGTGCCTGGCTTGCAATGGTTCGCGCAGTGATGTCCGGCGACGATTAG
- a CDS encoding EamA family transporter, translating into MQYLASGLIRRSWIVFIHAVLISLESIAIEFLTVRSGIPPLVLAATGIPIAGGILVIVEWRKRKSKESERDQLFAVFRASRPLLAGSALLALGLFTWYDSIDRVGAAKESLIAGPLETVFILFLARLVLFERLRLIQLGGAGVAIAGFFITVASGGSGISPLSLGDVEAILSAVFFACGIIVITKLAEHYSSTGVTTSILLLSGLMLLAAVPFAYWLGLGGLDGLTPGKNAHASDYASWPASILLFSLLPLSAALTYVTGLARIGASLTSTIASFSIVVILVIQLAQRAAGYSVILPANIPLALLGGLMAVIGISLIHIAPRRGMSGSSGSEHVTTAPV; encoded by the coding sequence ATGCAATATCTGGCGTCCGGGCTTATTCGAAGATCCTGGATAGTGTTCATACATGCTGTTTTGATCTCGCTGGAATCTATAGCGATTGAATTTCTGACGGTCCGGTCAGGCATCCCTCCGTTGGTCCTGGCGGCGACCGGCATTCCCATCGCCGGCGGCATACTGGTCATAGTTGAGTGGAGGAAAAGAAAGTCAAAGGAGAGTGAGCGGGACCAATTATTCGCAGTATTTAGGGCTAGCCGACCGCTCTTGGCCGGCTCTGCGCTGCTGGCGCTCGGCCTTTTCACCTGGTACGACTCTATCGACCGCGTAGGGGCCGCGAAGGAAAGCCTGATTGCTGGTCCGCTAGAAACGGTGTTCATACTTTTTCTCGCCCGGTTGGTACTCTTCGAAAGACTAAGGCTCATACAGCTGGGAGGGGCAGGTGTGGCCATAGCAGGATTCTTTATTACAGTTGCGAGCGGAGGATCGGGCATCTCGCCGCTTTCCTTGGGAGATGTTGAGGCGATACTTTCCGCGGTTTTCTTTGCCTGCGGAATAATTGTCATAACTAAACTTGCTGAGCACTACTCTTCGACGGGCGTCACAACGTCGATACTTTTGCTTTCCGGCCTGATGCTTCTTGCCGCCGTCCCGTTCGCTTACTGGCTTGGGCTTGGAGGTCTGGATGGCTTGACCCCGGGCAAAAACGCTCATGCAAGCGACTATGCATCATGGCCTGCGTCAATACTCTTGTTCTCTCTTCTGCCCCTGTCCGCAGCGCTTACGTACGTGACCGGACTGGCGCGCATTGGAGCCTCGCTTACGTCTACCATCGCGTCTTTTTCCATAGTTGTGATCTTGGTAATCCAGCTTGCCCAGAGGGCCGCAGGCTATTCTGTAATCCTTCCTGCAAATATCCCACTCGCACTTCTCGGCGGACTGATGGCCGTGATTGGGATCTCGCTGATTCACATTGCTCCAAGGCGTGGCATGTCGGGGAGTTCTGGCAGCGAGCATGTTACCACGGCGCCTGTCTGA
- a CDS encoding AN1-type zinc finger domain-containing protein: protein MDCDLCGATEAYPFRCRYCSGTFCTSHRLPVSHDCAFVSDYRQQPSRNREYIERLRGKSGSPPQRVKAAVKDVVMLRFSKIEIVHLAIATTLVIVVGASFFNYTLNWEFLLVFVSAFVIHELGHKFLAQFYRAWAEFRVILFGAAITAFSALPFSPIKFIAPGAVVVSGDLSRDRSGKVSWIGPLTNIVMAAGFLIAYYLFSGQGHFRGIQILLIGARFNGIIALFNLIPFMGLDGEKIFWWRKLVWLVTVAAAGALYIATDLLSGGSMFGFLRRYI, encoded by the coding sequence TTGGATTGCGACCTTTGCGGCGCCACTGAGGCATATCCATTTCGCTGCAGGTACTGCAGCGGGACATTTTGCACCTCGCATAGGCTCCCGGTTTCCCACGATTGCGCATTTGTGAGTGACTACAGGCAGCAACCGAGCAGGAACCGGGAATACATCGAGAGGCTGCGGGGCAAGTCCGGCTCCCCACCCCAGCGAGTCAAGGCTGCCGTGAAGGATGTCGTCATGCTTAGATTTTCGAAAATTGAGATTGTTCACCTAGCGATCGCAACGACTCTTGTAATCGTCGTGGGCGCATCATTTTTTAATTACACGCTCAACTGGGAATTCTTGCTTGTCTTTGTTTCGGCCTTTGTAATCCACGAACTCGGCCACAAATTCCTGGCGCAGTTCTACCGGGCCTGGGCCGAGTTCAGAGTCATTCTCTTTGGCGCCGCCATCACGGCGTTTTCCGCCCTGCCGTTCTCACCAATCAAGTTCATTGCACCCGGAGCGGTAGTCGTAAGCGGAGACCTTTCGCGCGACCGTAGCGGGAAGGTTTCATGGATAGGACCTCTAACAAACATAGTGATGGCAGCGGGCTTCCTGATTGCATATTATTTATTTTCCGGCCAGGGGCACTTTCGCGGAATCCAGATTCTGCTGATAGGCGCTCGCTTTAATGGCATTATCGCACTCTTTAACCTGATTCCTTTCATGGGCCTTGATGGTGAGAAAATCTTCTGGTGGCGCAAGCTCGTTTGGCTTGTCACTGTGGCTGCTGCAGGGGCTTTGTATATTGCAACAGACTTGCTATCTGGCGGCTCAATGTTTGGCTTCCTTAGGCGCTATATCTGA
- a CDS encoding peptidylprolyl isomerase: protein MATGKIQTKFGDISIEFFEQAAPETVNNFRELAQSGFFDGLLFHRIVPGFVIQGGDPLTKHASNKARWGTGGPGWNVKAEFNKNKHTRGALSMARSSDPNSAGSQFFIVLKDANFLDGQYTVFGRVTSGMEAVDKIASLKTDSADAPVDLDGARMTKVTISE, encoded by the coding sequence ATGGCTACGGGCAAAATCCAGACCAAGTTCGGCGATATCAGCATAGAGTTCTTTGAGCAGGCAGCTCCGGAGACGGTGAACAACTTTAGAGAACTCGCGCAGAGCGGCTTTTTCGACGGCCTGCTGTTTCACAGAATAGTCCCGGGATTTGTCATTCAGGGAGGAGATCCGCTGACTAAGCACGCTTCTAACAAGGCAAGATGGGGCACCGGGGGTCCAGGCTGGAACGTCAAGGCGGAGTTTAACAAGAACAAGCACACCAGGGGAGCCCTCTCGATGGCCCGATCAAGCGATCCTAACAGCGCAGGCTCGCAGTTCTTCATCGTGCTAAAAGACGCCAATTTTCTTGACGGGCAGTACACCGTTTTTGGAAGAGTTACCTCGGGAATGGAAGCGGTTGACAAGATAGCTTCACTCAAAACTGACTCTGCTGACGCCCCTGTTGACCTTGACGGAGCCCGCATGACTAAGGTCACTATCAGCGAGTGA
- a CDS encoding IMCp domain-containing protein encodes MTSHLPNNGSGEGSGNQPTKANARGSAKRFRNASDIGFRGMLVAFAIAGTIAVLAIAISYASASNNVEPSALAAQVQQPPAAAAPMQAAPKIIEKPVYIQVPKYINRTIDKPVYINRTVEVVKTVPIYVNHTITKPVFVDRVVEKPVYINRTIPIEHTVMVYVNQPAAQQNPSGPPPQSPQSQTPASNNTAPKQVQQPSSSPSPSTPKPTVQPPTSSPPSTPSTPNSGQSGNQPPQKVSQKPQPKEKQANDSGLNVPGKLISQFKGSFKPVNLAKHSKAK; translated from the coding sequence ATGACTTCGCATTTGCCAAACAACGGTTCAGGTGAAGGCAGTGGCAATCAGCCAACAAAGGCGAATGCTCGTGGTTCTGCGAAGAGATTCCGGAACGCTTCGGACATCGGGTTTCGCGGAATGTTGGTGGCATTTGCAATTGCGGGAACTATTGCAGTGCTTGCAATAGCAATCTCTTATGCGTCGGCGTCAAACAATGTGGAGCCATCGGCATTGGCTGCTCAGGTTCAGCAGCCGCCGGCTGCGGCTGCGCCAATGCAGGCCGCCCCGAAAATAATCGAAAAGCCTGTCTACATCCAGGTGCCCAAGTACATCAACAGGACGATAGACAAGCCAGTGTACATCAACAGGACTGTCGAAGTAGTAAAGACCGTACCGATTTACGTCAACCACACTATTACAAAGCCAGTCTTTGTCGACAGAGTGGTTGAAAAGCCGGTTTACATCAACAGGACAATACCTATCGAGCACACTGTCATGGTCTATGTTAACCAGCCCGCAGCGCAGCAAAATCCCTCAGGTCCGCCCCCACAGAGCCCACAGTCTCAAACCCCGGCTTCAAACAACACGGCTCCCAAGCAAGTTCAACAGCCGAGCAGTAGCCCGTCCCCAAGCACACCCAAGCCGACCGTCCAACCGCCCACTTCTAGCCCGCCCTCCACGCCATCAACCCCCAATAGCGGACAGAGCGGCAACCAGCCTCCTCAAAAGGTTTCCCAAAAACCGCAGCCGAAAGAAAAGCAGGCCAACGATAGCGGTTTGAACGTCCCAGGCAAGCTAATTTCTCAATTCAAAGGGTCGTTCAAGCCGGTCAATTTGGCAAAGCATTCAAAAGCAAAGTAA